The segment AATCAGAGGCATTGTAAGCTTCTTATTGTAGATTGGCACCTTCTCTTTGATAAAAGCATCCAATCCCGAATTTTGCAATCCAATGGAGTTTAACAAGCCCGCGTCTGTTTCGTATAACCTCGGGGGTGGATTCCCTTTTTTGGGTTCCATAGTTATAGTTTTGCATACAAAGGCGCCTAAACATGCCGGATCGAAAAACTCAAAATTCTCCAGGTCAAATGTTCCTGATGCTACAGCTAGAGGTGTTTTTAGCTCCAACTTCCCCAATTTTGTTTTAAGAAGCTTACAAGCATTTGGTCTTATGCCAAATTGAGCATCTAAAGCAGATCCCATCTTACCTCCCTTGCATTAAAAACAGGTCCATCCTTACACACGCGACGATATGTCCAGTTCTCTGGCGTTCCAATGGGAACTGCGCAGCCATAACAAACTCCAATGCCACACGCCATGTATGATTCCAGTGAACAATAATGTTCAATGTTATTTCTAATACTCATCTCAGCTGCTGCTTTTAATAGCCCTTGAGGGCCGCAGCTATACATAGTATCGATCTTATATTTATCGATAACTGCCTGCAATCCATCACACACTTTCCCCTTTCTTCCAATGGAGCCATCCTCTGTCCAGATTTCGTCACAAGGGAAAACATCCCCCTGCGAAGCCCCTCCGTGCATCCAATAGATCTGATTGTGGTTTATAATCTCTTTTTGTAAATACCACAAGGGCGGATATCCTATCCCACCACTTATCAATAAAACTCGCCGACCTATAACGATGGGAAAACCATTACCACAAGGACCAATTATCTCCAATGTGTCTCCGGCATGCAGACGTGATAACGCTACAGTTCCAGGCCCAACCTTTTTTATCATAAAACCTATTCTTCCGCCTTGATTATCGTAAATGCTAACCGGTTTATACAGCTTGGGTATCGTTTGCTCGGCAAATGACGTTGTGATTGGTGCAGAAACTGCACGAATTTCGTAAAACTGTCCCGGTTTACCTGCTGCCCCTAATGTTTCATCCCAAATCCATAGAATAAAGTAATTATCCGAAAGCTCTTCTCGTAGCTGAATTGCTCTTTGGTGATATTGAGGTTTAATCATTTAACTATCCTGATATGTAATTCTACCATTCATGAACGTATATTTAACCCTTGATTTAACTGATTCATTTAACCAA is part of the Candidatus Cloacimonadota bacterium genome and harbors:
- a CDS encoding dihydroorotate dehydrogenase electron transfer subunit — its product is MIKPQYHQRAIQLREELSDNYFILWIWDETLGAAGKPGQFYEIRAVSAPITTSFAEQTIPKLYKPVSIYDNQGGRIGFMIKKVGPGTVALSRLHAGDTLEIIGPCGNGFPIVIGRRVLLISGGIGYPPLWYLQKEIINHNQIYWMHGGASQGDVFPCDEIWTEDGSIGRKGKVCDGLQAVIDKYKIDTMYSCGPQGLLKAAAEMSIRNNIEHYCSLESYMACGIGVCYGCAVPIGTPENWTYRRVCKDGPVFNAREVRWDLL